In the genome of Candidatus Zymogenaceae bacterium, one region contains:
- a CDS encoding tetratricopeptide repeat protein yields the protein MKFWSGVIGVAGALLIILSAAAWAESPWYWLDKGIEYSSQGKYRKAIRCDTKAIELAPDWAWAYYYRAIDYADAGRSDDAIDDYTRAVTLDPEFRDAYYNRGIVYDEMGRYGDAVDDYTRAIDLDPAFVEAYNNRGLIRLQMDDYEGALEDVARAASLVGTDETHHLSVILDTRANIYREMGRYDEAMADIERAIALEENAASYYTRGLIYRDMGDMERTEVDFERACNGGVTEACATLEELYK from the coding sequence GTGAAATTCTGGAGTGGTGTCATCGGCGTGGCGGGTGCGCTCCTTATCATTCTTTCAGCTGCGGCATGGGCCGAGAGTCCGTGGTACTGGCTGGATAAAGGGATTGAGTATTCATCACAGGGGAAGTATCGGAAGGCGATCAGGTGTGACACGAAGGCGATAGAGCTCGCTCCCGACTGGGCGTGGGCATATTACTATCGGGCGATTGATTATGCGGATGCGGGCCGCTCCGATGACGCAATCGATGACTACACGAGGGCCGTCACGCTGGACCCGGAATTTCGTGACGCCTATTACAATCGGGGGATCGTCTACGATGAGATGGGGCGCTATGGTGATGCCGTCGATGACTATACAAGGGCCATCGATCTGGATCCGGCGTTTGTCGAGGCGTACAACAACCGGGGACTTATCCGCTTGCAGATGGACGACTATGAGGGCGCCCTGGAGGACGTCGCCCGTGCCGCCAGTCTCGTCGGCACCGACGAGACGCATCACCTTTCCGTCATCCTCGATACCCGGGCGAACATCTACCGGGAGATGGGGAGATATGACGAGGCTATGGCCGATATCGAGCGGGCGATCGCGCTGGAGGAGAATGCCGCCTCGTACTATACCCGCGGCCTGATCTATCGTGACATGGGGGATATGGAGAGGACGGAGGTCGATTTCGAGCGTGCATGCAACGGAGGCGTCACCGAGGCGTGTGCGACCCTGGAGGAGTTGTATAAATAG
- a CDS encoding TlyA family RNA methyltransferase, with protein sequence MKPYTARDKLRLDTALVEGGLVPSREKARAVIMAGHVLVNGDRVDKAGFRVSTDDDLSIVSPPHPYVSRGGVKLQGALDEFGHDPGNAVALDVGASTGGFTDCLLKSGAQRVYSLDVGYGQFAWSLRSDPKVVLMERTNIRHTTIDAFPEPIDLAVIDVSFVSLSLVLPRVFDILTSGGYAIALIKPQFEVGRGDVGKGGVVRDEKKHKKAVDSVAAAAQELGFVVKGTCTSPLMGPKGNTEFFIYLYKPSERVNV encoded by the coding sequence ATGAAACCGTACACGGCACGCGATAAACTGCGCCTCGATACGGCCCTTGTCGAGGGGGGCCTGGTTCCTTCCAGGGAGAAGGCCCGTGCGGTCATCATGGCGGGACACGTTCTTGTAAACGGCGACCGCGTCGACAAGGCGGGATTTCGGGTGAGCACCGATGACGACCTTTCGATCGTCTCCCCGCCGCACCCGTACGTGAGCAGGGGCGGTGTAAAGCTCCAGGGCGCTCTGGACGAATTCGGGCATGACCCGGGTAATGCCGTCGCCCTGGATGTGGGAGCGTCCACCGGCGGCTTCACCGATTGTCTCCTCAAAAGCGGCGCACAGAGGGTCTACTCACTGGATGTGGGATATGGCCAGTTTGCCTGGAGCCTCCGGTCGGATCCTAAGGTCGTGCTCATGGAACGCACGAACATCCGCCACACTACTATCGATGCCTTTCCCGAACCGATAGACCTCGCGGTCATCGATGTATCCTTCGTCTCGCTCTCACTGGTGCTGCCGAGGGTCTTTGACATCCTCACCTCCGGTGGTTACGCCATCGCCCTTATCAAACCACAGTTCGAGGTGGGAAGGGGTGATGTGGGAAAGGGTGGTGTGGTGCGGGATGAAAAAAAACACAAAAAAGCCGTCGACTCCGTCGCCGCGGCTGCACAGGAGCTGGGCTTCGTCGTGAAAGGCACCTGCACCTCACCTTTAATGGGTCCCAAGGGAAACACGGAATTTTTCATTTATCTTTACAAACCATCGGAGCGGGTCAATGTCTAA
- the rsmA gene encoding ribosomal RNA small subunit methyltransferase A, with protein MTKTSDVLTALGASPYHGRGQHFLTNRNIAQRIVDITAPGPESVVVEIGPGTGALTDLLTERAGRVIAIESDRKLACYLTDAFRDRAEIVFGDALSFDYRELGKGIGASFLVVANLPYNISTELIFRLLDVREHVERMVLMLQKEVAQRLVAKPGTKEYGVLTVLVTMLCDVSTALSVGPGNFHPRPKVDSRVVVFDMLRESRVPVKDMQLFRRVVRASFGTRRKTLRNALRSLSDIIERDALSEIEGITGLDFTRRGETLTIGEFAIIADTLHDILHPDAPDQS; from the coding sequence ATGACGAAGACGTCTGATGTCCTGACCGCACTGGGCGCCTCCCCGTACCACGGGAGGGGGCAGCACTTCCTGACCAATAGGAATATCGCCCAGCGCATCGTGGACATCACGGCGCCGGGACCGGAGAGTGTGGTGGTGGAAATCGGACCGGGGACCGGCGCCTTGACGGATCTGCTCACGGAACGGGCGGGCCGGGTGATCGCCATCGAGTCCGACCGAAAGCTCGCCTGTTACCTGACCGACGCCTTTCGGGACAGGGCCGAGATCGTCTTCGGCGACGCCCTGTCGTTTGATTACCGGGAGCTGGGAAAGGGGATCGGCGCTTCCTTCCTGGTGGTGGCGAATCTCCCCTATAATATTTCGACGGAGCTGATATTCAGGCTCCTCGACGTCCGGGAGCATGTCGAAAGGATGGTCCTGATGCTCCAGAAGGAGGTGGCCCAAAGGCTCGTGGCGAAACCGGGGACGAAGGAGTACGGGGTGCTGACGGTGTTGGTGACGATGCTGTGTGACGTGTCCACGGCCCTTTCCGTGGGACCGGGGAATTTCCACCCAAGGCCGAAGGTCGACTCCCGGGTCGTCGTGTTCGATATGCTCCGTGAATCACGGGTACCCGTCAAAGATATGCAGCTGTTCCGGCGGGTGGTTCGTGCGTCCTTCGGAACCAGGAGAAAGACCCTTCGCAATGCCCTTAGGTCCCTCTCGGATATCATCGAACGGGATGCGCTTTCAGAAATCGAGGGGATAACCGGACTGGATTTCACGAGAAGGGGGGAGACGCTGACCATCGGCGAATTCGCGATTATCGCCGATACCCTGCATGACATCCTGCACCCGGATGCTCCTGATCAGTCATGA
- a CDS encoding 1-deoxy-D-xylulose-5-phosphate synthase, giving the protein MKNILDTINGPEDLKSLSIEEMELLAAEIRELIIDTVSKTGGHLASSLGTVELTIALYHVFQPPKDLIIWDVGHQAYTHKILTGRKDCFGTLRCLDGISGFPKRSECPEDVFGTGHSSTSISAALGISTAWDIQKKPEDSRALAVIGDGSLTGGQAFEALNQAGHLVKDVIVIVNDNEMSISPNVGALSSFLSRKLSTRPVMNLKKEIVHLLKSVPGIGEDIYKVAKRAEDAIKGFLMPGMLFEAMNFQYFGPIDGHRIDRLIETLTNIKDIEGPILLHVLTKKGKGYLPAEENPSRYHGVGVFDVETGSPIGPKNDIPTYTKVFSDVIVELAKKHDSIVAITAAMAEGTGLTTFSGRFPDRFFDVGIAEQHAVTFAAGLATQGLIPIVAVYSTFLQRAYDQILHDVALQDLPVIFAIDRGGIVGEDGPTHHGLFDMSYLRNIPNLIIMAPRDENEFARMLVTAVECKKPIAVRYPRGKALGVAVDDDPQPIPIGTSETLIEGNDLTIVAIGSMVEPAMDAARRLLTRKITATVIDARFVKPLDIRAISASVQKTGALLTIEEGILSGGFSSAILEGLAADSALPRSIKRLGIGDRFVEHGPQSVLRDRYDLSSRGIFQAALDLLGTREKAPTDIDETVHGTR; this is encoded by the coding sequence ATGAAAAACATACTTGACACCATCAACGGTCCGGAAGACCTGAAATCATTGTCGATTGAGGAGATGGAGCTCCTCGCCGCGGAGATCCGCGAGTTGATTATAGATACGGTCTCCAAAACCGGGGGGCATTTGGCGTCGAGCCTCGGCACCGTCGAGCTGACCATCGCGCTGTATCACGTGTTTCAGCCGCCAAAAGACCTGATCATATGGGATGTGGGACATCAGGCATACACCCATAAGATCCTCACCGGAAGAAAGGACTGTTTCGGGACACTCAGGTGTCTCGACGGTATATCGGGCTTCCCCAAGCGCTCCGAATGCCCCGAAGACGTCTTCGGGACCGGTCACAGTTCCACCTCGATATCCGCTGCCCTGGGCATCAGCACCGCCTGGGATATCCAAAAGAAACCCGAGGACTCCCGGGCGCTGGCGGTTATCGGCGACGGCTCACTCACCGGGGGCCAGGCATTTGAGGCGCTCAACCAGGCGGGACATCTCGTCAAGGACGTCATCGTCATCGTCAATGACAACGAGATGTCCATCTCTCCCAATGTCGGGGCGCTGTCGTCGTTCCTCTCCCGCAAGCTCTCCACCCGTCCGGTGATGAATCTTAAAAAAGAGATCGTTCACCTGCTCAAATCGGTGCCCGGCATCGGCGAAGATATCTATAAGGTCGCAAAACGCGCCGAAGACGCCATCAAGGGCTTTTTGATGCCGGGTATGCTCTTTGAAGCGATGAATTTCCAGTATTTCGGTCCCATAGACGGACATCGCATAGACCGACTCATAGAGACCCTTACAAATATAAAGGACATCGAGGGGCCGATCCTCCTTCATGTCCTGACAAAAAAAGGAAAGGGCTACCTCCCGGCTGAGGAGAATCCCTCCCGGTATCATGGTGTGGGGGTATTCGATGTGGAAACCGGCAGTCCCATCGGGCCGAAGAATGATATCCCCACCTACACCAAGGTGTTCAGTGATGTGATAGTGGAGCTAGCGAAAAAACATGATTCCATCGTGGCAATCACGGCCGCCATGGCGGAGGGTACGGGGCTTACCACCTTTTCCGGTCGTTTCCCGGACAGATTCTTCGATGTGGGCATCGCCGAGCAGCACGCGGTCACCTTTGCGGCGGGCCTGGCGACTCAGGGGCTCATCCCCATCGTCGCGGTGTATTCCACCTTTCTCCAGCGCGCCTACGACCAGATACTCCATGACGTTGCCCTGCAGGACCTCCCGGTGATCTTCGCCATAGATCGCGGCGGCATTGTGGGAGAAGACGGCCCCACCCATCACGGGCTGTTTGACATGTCCTATCTCAGGAACATTCCAAACCTCATTATCATGGCCCCCCGGGATGAAAACGAGTTCGCCCGCATGCTTGTCACGGCGGTCGAGTGCAAAAAACCGATCGCCGTTCGATATCCGAGGGGGAAAGCCCTGGGTGTCGCTGTGGACGACGATCCTCAGCCCATTCCCATCGGAACCTCCGAAACACTCATCGAAGGCAATGACCTGACCATCGTCGCCATCGGTTCGATGGTGGAGCCAGCCATGGATGCGGCCCGGCGACTCTTAACCAGAAAAATAACCGCAACGGTCATCGATGCCCGTTTCGTCAAGCCGCTGGACATCCGCGCCATCAGCGCATCGGTACAAAAAACCGGCGCTCTTTTGACGATCGAAGAGGGGATTTTGAGCGGCGGCTTTTCCAGCGCGATCCTCGAGGGGCTCGCTGCGGACTCCGCCCTCCCCCGGTCGATAAAACGATTGGGCATCGGCGACCGGTTTGTGGAGCACGGCCCCCAGAGCGTACTCAGAGATCGATACGACCTGTCATCCCGGGGCATCTTTCAGGCCGCCCTGGACCTTCTCGGTACAAGAGAAAAGGCACCTACCGATATTGATGAAACCGTACACGGCACGCGATAA
- a CDS encoding exodeoxyribonuclease VII small subunit, which yields MSNIDFDDGLKKLEEIVERLDRGELTLEESLSIFEEGIKLTRTLTRHIEEAEKKIEILTSSENGHITLDGFDADDSGS from the coding sequence ATGTCGAATATTGATTTTGACGACGGCCTCAAAAAGCTGGAAGAGATAGTGGAGCGTCTCGATCGGGGGGAGCTTACCCTCGAGGAGTCCCTTTCAATTTTTGAGGAAGGCATCAAGCTGACCCGTACCCTCACGCGGCACATCGAAGAGGCTGAAAAGAAAATCGAGATTCTCACAAGCAGCGAAAACGGACACATTACCCTCGACGGTTTCGACGCCGACGATTCGGGATCGTGA
- the xseA gene encoding exodeoxyribonuclease VII large subunit, producing MQDNLIHTIWNVSDLTSEISDILESSFPFVWVQGEISGLRTPSSGHIYFTLKDDAAQIRAVLFRHQAARLKKGSDLLQTPAERGGRPGNDSLFPDLEATGGPPPLLEEGRQVVLFGRLGVYAARGEYQIIVETVEPVGMGAVTAALEELKRELFEAGYFDESRKKPIPTLPSTIALVTSPTGAALFDMIRVIYQRMPGAHVVVVPCLVQGEDAPKRIAEGIETVNAHGLSDVIIVGRGGGSFEDLLAFNTKIVADAIYNSDIPVISAVGHEIDVTISDLTADVRAATPTAAAQMVVPRTDEILMDLDEAATRLIHAVKRRTERARVDVIRLRRSLGSPAVSLAYAREKIDRISDVMTFSINRSLQTRRERLFSLTAAMDRLSPLGVLSRGYAIVIRTEDGRILRDAGDIQPGDRADIRLMRGSLVTVVEKRTLTDE from the coding sequence GTGCAGGACAACCTTATTCATACGATATGGAACGTTTCCGATCTGACCTCGGAGATATCCGATATCCTCGAATCCTCATTCCCCTTCGTCTGGGTACAGGGAGAGATCTCGGGCCTGCGCACCCCCTCTTCTGGACACATCTACTTCACCCTCAAGGACGACGCCGCCCAGATTCGGGCGGTCCTGTTCCGCCACCAGGCCGCGCGATTGAAAAAGGGATCGGATCTCCTTCAGACGCCGGCTGAGCGGGGCGGGCGGCCCGGAAACGATTCACTGTTTCCCGATTTGGAGGCCACAGGCGGCCCGCCCCCTCTCCTGGAAGAGGGGCGGCAGGTAGTCCTCTTCGGAAGACTCGGGGTCTACGCCGCCCGAGGCGAGTACCAGATCATTGTCGAGACGGTGGAGCCGGTGGGAATGGGTGCCGTGACCGCGGCCCTCGAGGAGCTCAAACGGGAGCTCTTTGAGGCGGGCTATTTCGACGAATCGAGGAAAAAGCCGATCCCGACCCTTCCCTCCACCATCGCCCTGGTCACATCCCCGACCGGTGCGGCGCTGTTTGACATGATTCGCGTCATCTACCAGCGGATGCCGGGCGCCCACGTGGTGGTGGTGCCGTGCCTCGTCCAGGGGGAAGACGCCCCGAAAAGAATCGCCGAGGGCATCGAGACGGTCAACGCCCATGGGCTTAGTGATGTGATCATCGTCGGCAGGGGGGGCGGAAGCTTCGAGGACCTTCTCGCCTTTAATACAAAAATCGTCGCCGATGCGATATACAACTCCGATATCCCCGTTATATCCGCCGTGGGCCATGAAATCGATGTGACGATCTCCGACCTGACCGCGGACGTGCGGGCGGCCACCCCCACCGCCGCAGCCCAGATGGTGGTGCCCCGTACGGACGAGATACTAATGGACCTGGACGAGGCGGCGACCAGACTCATCCACGCCGTGAAAAGACGCACAGAACGCGCCCGGGTCGATGTCATCCGGCTCAGACGATCGCTCGGGAGTCCCGCCGTATCCCTGGCCTACGCCCGGGAGAAGATCGATCGCATCTCAGATGTGATGACCTTTTCCATAAACCGGTCCCTTCAAACGAGGAGGGAACGTCTCTTTTCCCTGACCGCCGCAATGGATCGCCTGAGCCCGCTGGGTGTGCTCTCACGGGGATACGCCATCGTCATCAGGACGGAAGACGGCCGAATCCTTCGAGATGCGGGAGACATCCAGCCGGGAGATCGGGCCGATATCCGGCTGATGCGGGGAAGCCTCGTTACCGTTGTAGAAAAAAGGACCCTGACAGATGAATGA
- a CDS encoding M23 family metallopeptidase, producing MKHILIFCCVILACFGVKGLSAEITYPASIKQGGVDVVTIIGGGPISTAVGSFNGRTVYFNPASSDTEYLGLVSAHLQTDPKDASLRVEISYVDGTSEIISRSIAIVDGDYETQYLTLDEKWTSYDEETLARIQRENNIIGALFKTETPDKLWTEPFMMPLLGRITGEFGLRRYINDEPRSPHSGIDISAVTGTPILAANDGRTVLVMDMFFSGLSLFIDHGQGLYTMYFHLSDVLVEEGDDVRRGDTVALVGATGRVTGAHLHFGVRHTNNKVNPWDLVNALSP from the coding sequence ATGAAACACATTCTGATTTTCTGCTGCGTAATACTCGCATGCTTCGGCGTCAAGGGCCTCTCCGCCGAGATCACCTATCCCGCCTCCATTAAACAGGGGGGGGTCGACGTGGTCACCATCATCGGGGGCGGCCCCATCAGCACCGCCGTCGGCTCCTTCAACGGCAGGACCGTCTATTTCAATCCGGCATCATCGGACACCGAATACCTGGGCCTCGTCAGCGCCCACCTCCAGACGGATCCGAAGGACGCGAGCCTGAGAGTCGAGATCTCGTACGTTGACGGCACGAGTGAGATCATCAGCCGATCGATTGCAATCGTCGACGGCGATTACGAAACCCAGTATCTTACACTGGATGAGAAGTGGACCAGTTATGACGAGGAAACCCTCGCCCGGATTCAGCGGGAAAACAATATCATCGGCGCCCTATTCAAGACCGAAACGCCGGATAAGCTCTGGACGGAGCCCTTCATGATGCCGCTTTTAGGACGCATCACCGGGGAGTTCGGTCTGAGGAGATACATCAACGACGAGCCGCGATCGCCCCACAGCGGGATCGATATCAGCGCCGTCACCGGCACGCCTATCCTCGCGGCCAACGACGGCCGTACCGTGCTCGTCATGGATATGTTCTTCTCCGGCCTCTCCCTTTTCATTGATCACGGCCAGGGACTCTACACCATGTACTTTCACCTGTCGGATGTGCTGGTGGAGGAAGGAGACGACGTCCGCCGGGGCGATACCGTCGCCCTGGTGGGGGCCACCGGCCGGGTAACCGGGGCGCACCTCCACTTCGGCGTGAGACACACAAACAACAAGGTCAATCCATGGGACTTGGTGAACGCCCTCTCTCCGTAA
- the tsaD gene encoding tRNA (adenosine(37)-N6)-threonylcarbamoyltransferase complex transferase subunit TsaD encodes MYILGIDTSCDDTSAAVVTDDLTIKSNIVSSQHEIHGKFGGVVPELASRRHLENIIPVIDHALRTADVSIDEIDLIAVTRGPGLVGSLVVGVSAAKAICEARGIPIIGVNHIEGHITSSLMTEHPLEFPFVCLVVSGGHTNLYLAESTGTYRLVGRTRDDAAGEAFDKVAKLLNLGYPGGRPIEEKAREYTGETLSFPRAYLEKDSFDFSFSGVKTAVRNYIKKKARISDIDVARIAHGFQEAVVEVLVDKTIRLAEEHGVDAVTLTGGVAANGRLREEMEKQAVRNGMRVVAPPIKLCTDNAAMIAAVGVLRRAEAKEHDLFMNAISRWKL; translated from the coding sequence ATGTATATTCTCGGTATTGATACGTCCTGCGACGACACATCGGCGGCGGTGGTGACGGACGATCTCACGATCAAATCCAACATCGTCTCGTCCCAGCATGAGATTCACGGAAAATTCGGCGGGGTGGTGCCGGAGTTGGCGTCAAGGCGGCATTTGGAAAACATTATCCCCGTCATCGACCACGCCCTGAGGACGGCCGACGTCTCCATCGATGAGATCGACCTCATCGCGGTAACCCGTGGACCGGGTCTCGTGGGATCGCTGGTGGTGGGGGTCTCCGCCGCAAAGGCGATCTGTGAGGCGAGGGGGATTCCCATCATCGGCGTCAATCACATCGAGGGGCACATCACCTCGAGCCTCATGACCGAGCATCCTTTGGAATTTCCCTTCGTGTGCCTCGTGGTGTCCGGGGGACACACCAACCTCTACCTGGCCGAATCCACCGGCACGTATCGATTGGTGGGCCGGACACGGGACGACGCCGCGGGGGAGGCATTCGACAAGGTGGCGAAGCTTTTGAATTTGGGATATCCCGGCGGACGCCCCATTGAGGAGAAGGCAAGAGAATACACGGGCGAGACGCTATCCTTCCCCCGGGCGTACCTGGAAAAAGACTCGTTTGATTTCTCATTTTCCGGCGTCAAGACGGCGGTGAGGAATTATATCAAGAAAAAGGCACGGATTTCGGACATTGATGTGGCCCGGATCGCCCACGGCTTCCAGGAGGCGGTGGTTGAGGTGCTGGTGGATAAGACGATTCGCCTCGCGGAGGAACACGGCGTTGACGCCGTGACACTGACCGGGGGTGTTGCGGCGAACGGCAGGCTGAGGGAGGAGATGGAAAAACAGGCGGTCCGCAACGGCATGCGCGTCGTCGCCCCGCCGATCAAACTGTGCACCGATAACGCCGCCATGATCGCCGCCGTGGGTGTCCTGAGGCGGGCCGAGGCGAAGGAGCACGATCTCTTCATGAACGCGATTTCCCGATGGAAACTATGA
- a CDS encoding M23 family metallopeptidase, whose amino-acid sequence MNDGRRSLFISLYVFLCIICSSPLRADDGSIRINCPDVVHQGEIHTVGVWVGEDAVSVTGSFMDRTVPFFQSDYPGAFTGYLGIDMVEETGTTSFSISACYAGGTIERAACDITVAPTDFKTQNLTMDSGWISFDEATKALLKEQHKTLEDLLLTNSPDRLWKEPFLWPAEGRISTEFGARRTINGTVQYPHGGIDIAANLGTPVPASNRGRVALVYEGVISGKTVVLDHGKGLYTFYCHLSHITIDEGDTVERGDEIGWVGGTGRVTGVHLHFSVFLNGACVNPENLPGIKRHGNDNETD is encoded by the coding sequence ATGAATGACGGCAGACGATCCCTGTTCATATCGCTTTACGTGTTTCTTTGTATCATCTGCTCCTCACCGCTCCGGGCCGACGACGGCTCCATCCGCATCAACTGCCCCGATGTCGTCCACCAGGGAGAGATTCACACCGTCGGCGTCTGGGTCGGAGAGGACGCCGTCTCGGTCACCGGCTCCTTCATGGACAGAACCGTCCCGTTTTTCCAGAGCGACTACCCGGGGGCGTTTACCGGGTACCTGGGAATCGACATGGTGGAAGAGACGGGAACGACGTCCTTTTCCATCAGCGCATGTTACGCCGGCGGAACCATAGAGAGGGCCGCCTGCGATATCACGGTGGCCCCGACGGATTTTAAAACGCAGAATCTCACGATGGATTCAGGATGGATTTCGTTCGACGAAGCGACCAAGGCTTTGTTGAAAGAACAACATAAAACTCTTGAAGACCTTTTATTGACAAACAGTCCCGACCGCCTCTGGAAGGAGCCCTTTCTCTGGCCCGCGGAAGGACGTATTTCGACGGAGTTCGGCGCCCGCCGCACCATAAACGGTACGGTCCAGTATCCCCACGGCGGCATCGACATCGCCGCGAACCTGGGCACGCCGGTGCCGGCTTCTAACCGGGGGCGTGTGGCCCTGGTGTATGAAGGGGTGATTTCAGGAAAGACCGTCGTCCTCGACCACGGAAAAGGACTGTATACCTTCTATTGCCACCTCTCTCACATCACAATAGATGAGGGGGACACAGTCGAGCGGGGCGATGAGATCGGGTGGGTTGGCGGCACCGGACGGGTGACCGGCGTGCACCTTCATTTCAGTGTCTTCCTGAACGGCGCCTGCGTGAATCCAGAAAACCTCCCCGGAATCAAACGCCACGGAAACGATAATGAAACGGACTGA
- a CDS encoding DUF2062 domain-containing protein — MTRTNSSKDLTPESVRGGKEEKRPLFEKGDSFRTLLKKAFLSDDSPRQIALGAAIGMFVACSPFIGLQAWIALPIALGVRANRLSTLGFTLLANPFTMPILYTAEGLLGGYILGISHPLPSGGFSNLSGFLALGTDILLAVLAGFVIIGAVSAVITYVVTLNIAVVMKRKKKSRRVDDEDV; from the coding sequence ATGACCAGAACGAATTCCTCAAAAGACCTCACTCCCGAATCAGTGAGAGGGGGGAAGGAAGAAAAGCGGCCGCTCTTTGAAAAGGGAGACAGCTTTCGCACCCTCCTGAAGAAGGCGTTTCTTTCCGACGACAGCCCCCGGCAGATAGCTCTGGGCGCCGCTATCGGGATGTTCGTCGCCTGCTCGCCCTTTATCGGGCTCCAGGCGTGGATCGCCCTTCCCATCGCCCTGGGAGTGCGGGCGAATAGATTGTCGACCCTCGGGTTCACACTCCTGGCCAATCCCTTCACCATGCCGATACTCTATACCGCAGAAGGACTTCTGGGAGGATATATCCTCGGCATCTCTCATCCCCTGCCGTCCGGGGGATTCTCGAATCTGTCCGGCTTTCTCGCCCTGGGAACGGATATCCTCCTTGCCGTCCTGGCGGGGTTTGTCATTATCGGCGCAGTCAGCGCCGTCATTACCTACGTGGTGACTCTGAATATCGCCGTCGTCATGAAGAGAAAGAAAAAATCGAGGCGGGTCGATGACGAAGACGTCTGA
- a CDS encoding polyprenyl synthetase family protein — MSSFDLSAYLKERIGRVDEYLTGIIDSIDDSSGDLRRAMRYSIFAGGKRLRPMFAIAASETVGGSLGQVLPAACALELIHTYSLIHDDLPAMDNDDYRRGVLTNHKVFGEATAILAGDALLTKAFEVLSDITRFAADPTSLLQISSEIARAAGDAGMVGGQMLDMESEHRDIDLDTLTMLHRKKTGALIIVSVRTGAILGGGDEIQVKQLCEYGECVGLAFQISDDILDVVGDQGKLGKRTGMDEARGKRTFISLLGLEESRKRSKDLIERAIDALSSFGERAEALRAIGRYVIERQA; from the coding sequence ATGTCATCCTTCGACCTGAGCGCATATCTCAAAGAACGGATCGGCCGGGTGGACGAGTATCTCACGGGCATCATCGATTCCATCGACGATTCATCCGGCGACCTGAGGCGGGCCATGAGATACAGCATCTTCGCCGGAGGAAAGCGACTCCGACCCATGTTCGCCATCGCCGCCTCCGAAACCGTGGGCGGCTCTCTGGGACAGGTCCTCCCGGCGGCGTGCGCCTTGGAATTGATACACACCTACTCGCTCATACACGACGATCTTCCCGCCATGGATAATGACGACTACCGCCGGGGTGTCCTGACCAACCACAAGGTATTCGGCGAGGCGACGGCCATTCTTGCAGGTGACGCGCTTTTAACGAAGGCGTTCGAGGTGCTCTCAGACATCACACGGTTCGCCGCCGATCCGACCTCTCTCCTTCAGATTTCGTCCGAGATCGCCCGGGCCGCCGGTGACGCCGGCATGGTCGGCGGGCAAATGCTAGATATGGAATCGGAACATCGGGACATAGACCTTGACACGCTCACGATGCTTCACCGAAAAAAGACCGGCGCCCTCATTATCGTCTCGGTTCGGACGGGGGCGATCCTGGGGGGCGGGGACGAGATACAAGTGAAACAATTGTGCGAATACGGCGAATGTGTGGGCCTCGCGTTTCAGATATCCGACGATATTCTCGATGTGGTGGGGGATCAGGGAAAGCTGGGCAAGAGAACCGGCATGGATGAGGCTCGGGGGAAGCGAACCTTTATCTCTCTGTTGGGCCTCGAGGAATCCCGAAAGAGATCCAAAGACCTGATAGAACGGGCGATCGACGCCCTTTCATCATTCGGCGAGCGGGCCGAGGCGCTGAGGGCCATCGGCAGATACGTTATAGAACGACAGGCGTAA